In Hippocampus zosterae strain Florida chromosome 3, ASM2543408v3, whole genome shotgun sequence, a genomic segment contains:
- the tmem266 gene encoding transmembrane protein 266, whose translation MSNHHAPPQAASSELEVISQQVEEENQCVAPVQLVSFNYRDLPLAALDVSLAGSQLISNPDEEDNREGSNWLKPCCGGRAALWQVCLTSAGFNCVLVACVVLVVLLLTLELLVDTKLLQFNNASQFAGVIHWVSLAILSVFFTETVFRIVVLGIWDYIENKVEVFDGAVIVLSLAPMVASTVANGPSSPWDAIGLIITLRIWRVKRVIDAYVLQVKVEMELEIQQYEKAKAVREEQLDRLTQICQEQAFEIRQLRAHLAQQDLDLVAEREAAMQIHHMWGKTNSSFHEVDGLAPGVSDHHRPAKVRETGGPPDHHGQDDMNNYISQYYSEPSSDMGVPDPAARVITTAAIDVHLPNNPSHFPPSLVSSDALSDSLSDGRLRRANSSASDTSTTTTSRISSRSTVREASTSTDYSDQRCYPPPYTSPLALAPQPRGSPSAVVQELLSSLSEDSCLSQKGLDPVNLKSPSPTSSSKNSPELENRVNIYNKRNQESRLGSHAKALIQLQGTEAFLEEKYRMMEPVDAPVHHLSGT comes from the exons CGCCCCTCCTCAAGCTGCATCCTCCGAGCTGGAGGTGATCTCCCAGCAGGTGGAGGAGGAAAACCAGTGTGTGGCCCCAGTTCAGCTGGTTAGCTTCAACTACAGAGACTTGCCTCTGGCCGCCCTGGATGTCTCTCTGGCTGGTTCTCAGCTCATCTCCAACCCGGACGAAGAGGACAACCGAGAGGG GTCCAATTGGCTGAAGCCGTGCTGCGGGGGCCGGGCGGCGCTGTGGCAAGTGTGCCTGACGTCGGCCGGCTTCAATTGCGTCCTGGTAGCCTGCGTGGTTCTGGTGGTGCTGCTGCTCACTCTGGAGCTGCTCGTCGACACAAAGCTGCTGCAGT TTAACAACGCATCCCAGTTCGCTGGCGTCATCCACTGGGTCAGCCTGGCTATCCTGTCTGTGTTCTTCACCGAA ACCGTTTTCAGGATTGTGGTGCTGGGGATATGGGATTACATCGAGAATAAAGTGGAG GTGTTCGACGGAGCTGTCATCGTCCTTTCGCTGGCCCCTATGGTGGCCTCCACCGTAGCTAACGGGCCCAGCAGCCCCTGGGACGCCATCGGCCTCATCATCACGCTGCGCATCTGGAGGGTGAAAAGGGTAATTGACG CCTACGTGCTGCAAGTGAAGGTGGAGATGGAGCTGGAGATCCAGCAGTACGAGAAGGCCAAGGCGGTGAGAGAGGAGCAGCTCGACCGCCTCACTCAGATCTGCCAGGAGCAGGCG tTTGAAATCCGGCAGCTGAGGGCCCACCTGGCCCAGCAGGACCTGGATCTGGTGGCTGAGCGGGAAGCAGCCATGCAGATCCACCATATGTGGGGTAAAACGAACAGCAGTTTCCATGAAGTGGACGGACTGGCCCCTGGGGTCTCCGATCATCACAGGCCAGCCAAAGTCCGAGAGACTGGAGGGCCCCCAG ATCACCACGGCCAAGACGACATGAACAACTACATCAGTCAATATTATAGCGAGCCGAGCAGCG ACATGGGCGTCCCCGACCCGGCTGCACGCGTCATCACCACAGCGGCCATCGACGTCCATCTCCCCAACAACCCCAGCCATTTCCCTCCGTCTCTGGTGAGCTCCGACGCCCTGTCCGACAGCCTCTCCGACGGCCGACTGCGGCGTGCCAACAGCTCGGCCAGCGACACCTCGACCACGACGACGTCGCGCATCAGCAGCCGCTCCACCGTGCGCGAGGCCTCCACGTCCACAGACTACAGCGACCAGCGCTGCTACCCGCCTCCCTACACCAGCCCCCTGGCGCTGGCCCCTCAGCCCAGGGGGAGTCCCAGCGCTGTGGTGCAGGAGCTGCTCTCCTCTCTGTCCGAGGACTCCTGTCTGAGCCAAAAGGGTCTGGACCCCGTCAACCTCAAATCGCCCAGCCCCACCAGTTCTTCCAAAAACAGCCCCGAGCTGGAGAACAGGGTGAACATCTATAACAAGAGGAACCAGGAAAGCCGGCTCGGCTCGCACGCCAAAGCACTCATCCAGCTGCAGGGAACTGAAGCTTTCCTGGAGGAGAAGTACAGGATGATGGAGCCAGTCGATGCGCCCGTCCATCATCTATCCGGGACATAA
- the etfa gene encoding electron transfer flavoprotein subunit alpha, mitochondrial produces MNRVFCKTNVTRLAAVLQRFQSTLVVAEHNNDKVTPITLNAISAASKLGGEVACLVAGTNCAKVVEEISKVQGVKKVLVVQNDSCKGALPEELTPLVLATQKQFNFTHICAGASAFGKNLLPRVAAKLDVAPISDIIEIKSPDTFVRAIYAGNALSTVKCTEPVKVFTVRGTSFEAAPAEGGSAATENVAAASAVGISEWLEQNLTKSDRPELTSAKVVVSGGRGLKSGENFKLLYDLADKMNAAVGASRAAVDAGYVPNDMQVGQTGKIVAPELYIAVGISGAIQHLAGMKDSKTIVAINKDPEAPIFLVSDYGLVADLFKAVPEMTEALSK; encoded by the exons ATGAACAGAGTTTTTTGTAAAACGAACGTGACACGCTTG GCTGCCGTGCTGCAAAGGTTTCAGAGCACTTTGGTGGTTGCGGAACACAACAATGACAAGGTGACGCCGATTACACTGAACGCGATCAGTGCTGCGAGTAAACTTGGTGGGGAGGTGGCTTGTCTTGTGGCAGGAACAAACTGTGCAaag gtTGTGGAGGAAATCAGTAAAGTCCAAGGTGTGAAGAAAGTTTTGGTGGTTCAGAACGACTCTTGTAAAGGAGCTCTGCCAG AGGAGCTCACGCCACTCGTTTTGGCGACACAAAAGCAGTTCAACTTCACCCATATATGTGCCGGCGCATCTGCCTTTGGAAAG AACCTGCTGCCAAGAGTGGCTGCAAAATTGGATGTGGCTCCAATCTCCGATATTATTGAGATCAAGTCCCCGGACACATTTGTCAGAGCCATCTATGCTG GAAATGCTCTTAGCACGGTAAAGTGTACCGAACCCGTGAAGGTGTTCACCGTAAGAGGGACGTCGTTTGAGGCGGCGCCCGCAGAGGGAGGAAGTGCTGCAACGgaaaatg TGGCTGCCGCTTCCGCCGTGGGGATTTCCGAATGGCTGGAACAGAATCTGACGAAGAGTGATCGTCCTGAGTTGACCAGTGCAAAGGTTGTCGTTTCAGGAG GAAGAGGCTTGAAGAGTGGAGAAAACTTTAAACTGCTCTATGACCTCGCGGACAAAATGAACGCAGCAG TTGGTGCTTCTCGAGCTGCAGTGGATGCTGGGTATGTTCCTAATGATATGCAGGTTGGACAAACAGGCAAGATTGTAGCACCG GAGCTGTACATCGCCGTGGGCATCTCTGGAGCGATTCAACACTTGGCTGGAATGAAAGACAGCAAG ACTATTGTGGCCATCAACAAGGATCCAGAGGCTCCCATTTTCCTGGTGTCAGACTACGGCCTGGTTGCCGATCTCTTCAAG GCTGTTCCTGAAATGACCGAAGCGTTGAGCAAGTGA